One genomic region from uncultured Cohaesibacter sp. encodes:
- a CDS encoding winged helix-turn-helix transcriptional regulator, with amino-acid sequence MPRKSSKLDRIDLHILDELQKNARITNKALSEIVGLSPSPCLQRVKRLEDIGLISGYLGLINLEALCRHVTVIATITIRDHDHSIFSTFEKAIAELPDVVECLKMSGSFDYLVRFVCTDIQRYHAVTEDLLVQVGGKMQIASHVVLDQTKQYHGVDLEELVHG; translated from the coding sequence GTGCCGCGCAAAAGCTCCAAGCTCGATCGAATTGATCTGCATATTCTGGATGAGCTTCAGAAAAACGCCCGTATCACAAACAAGGCTCTCTCGGAGATCGTGGGGCTGTCACCCAGCCCCTGTCTGCAGCGCGTCAAGCGGCTGGAAGATATCGGCCTGATCAGTGGCTATCTCGGCCTGATCAACCTTGAGGCTCTGTGCCGCCATGTTACCGTGATCGCAACGATAACGATACGCGATCACGATCACTCCATTTTCTCGACATTCGAGAAGGCCATTGCCGAACTGCCCGATGTTGTCGAATGTCTCAAGATGAGCGGATCATTTGATTATCTGGTGCGGTTTGTCTGCACCGACATCCAGCGCTATCACGCCGTGACCGAAGACCTGCTTGTGCAGGTGGGTGGCAAGATGCAGATCGCAAGTCATGTTGTTTTGGACCAAACCAAACAATATCATGGCGTCGATCTTGAAGAACTCGTACATGGATAA
- the pheT gene encoding phenylalanine--tRNA ligase subunit beta gives MKFTLSWLKDYLETDASLEEILDKLTIIGLEVEEVIDKAADLKDFTVAYIEEAEQHPDADRLRVCKVNTGKEVLQIVCGAPNARAGIKVVLAQNGSVIPANGMKLKPTVIRGVESNGMMCSEREMGMSDEHNGIIELPEDAPIGEPFAPVLGLDDPVIDIAITPNRGDALGVYGVARDLAGAGIGTLKEHHPKDVAGSFDSPINVTLKEEGDNPICPVFTGVYIKGVKNGPSPEWLQRRLLAIGLRPINALVDITNYISYDRGRPLHVYDADKVAGDIHVRLGKPGEKMVALDGKEYEIEAGEDICVIADDNGPVGFGGIMGGEGTGSQPETTNVFVECAWFDPIKTARAGRALGIQSDARYRFERTCDPAFVIPGGHLAAQMVMDLCGGEPSKMVVAGEAPVEDMIIDFPLSEVKRLAGLDVPELEIKTVLKRLGFWVSGASDHVKVAVPTFRPDVHGKADIVEEVARIVGVDRVPNAALPRLNAVTQPPLTERQKRIRNARRQLAARGMVEAVTWSFVDKKLAEMFGGGKPELALTNPISADLSDMRPSLLPGLLLAAQRNVDRGFDDLAMFEVGQIFLGDKPDEQFTHATGIRRGAVQIVGNGRHWRDPAKAADVFDVRADALAVLEAMGMDSSKLQIVAGGPDWYHPGRSGKIQLGPKVVLGTFGELHPKVLDELKVDGPVCAFEITIEAAPEPKKKAVKSRAALQLSDLQPLSRDFAFVVAHEVTAATVLKAAASADKKLITDVNLFDVYEGEHMEPGKKSVAFEVTLQPKDKTLTDEDLEAISKKIVAAVAKATGGELRG, from the coding sequence ATGAAATTCACACTCTCCTGGTTGAAGGATTATCTCGAGACCGACGCGTCTCTGGAAGAAATTCTCGACAAGCTCACCATCATCGGCCTTGAGGTCGAGGAAGTCATCGACAAGGCCGCAGATCTGAAGGATTTCACGGTTGCCTATATCGAGGAAGCCGAGCAGCATCCTGATGCAGACCGCCTGCGTGTCTGCAAGGTCAACACCGGTAAGGAAGTGCTCCAGATCGTCTGTGGTGCCCCCAATGCCCGCGCTGGCATCAAGGTTGTCCTGGCCCAGAACGGCTCTGTCATTCCGGCCAACGGCATGAAATTGAAGCCGACCGTCATCCGTGGGGTCGAATCCAACGGCATGATGTGTTCCGAGCGCGAAATGGGCATGTCCGACGAGCATAATGGCATCATCGAGCTGCCGGAAGATGCGCCAATCGGCGAACCTTTCGCTCCGGTTCTCGGCCTTGATGATCCTGTTATCGACATTGCCATCACGCCAAACCGTGGTGACGCGCTTGGTGTGTATGGTGTGGCCCGCGATCTTGCCGGTGCCGGCATCGGGACGCTCAAGGAGCATCATCCCAAGGACGTGGCTGGCAGCTTCGATAGCCCGATCAATGTGACGCTGAAAGAAGAGGGCGACAATCCGATCTGCCCGGTCTTCACCGGCGTTTACATCAAGGGTGTCAAGAATGGCCCCAGCCCGGAATGGCTGCAGCGTCGCTTGCTGGCCATTGGCCTTCGGCCGATCAACGCGCTGGTCGACATCACCAACTATATTTCCTACGACCGTGGTCGCCCGCTGCATGTCTATGATGCAGACAAGGTGGCAGGCGACATCCATGTGCGCCTTGGCAAGCCTGGCGAAAAGATGGTTGCCCTCGATGGCAAGGAATATGAAATCGAGGCAGGCGAAGATATCTGCGTTATCGCTGACGACAATGGCCCTGTCGGCTTTGGTGGTATCATGGGTGGTGAGGGCACTGGGTCCCAGCCGGAAACCACCAACGTCTTCGTGGAATGCGCATGGTTTGACCCGATCAAGACGGCGCGTGCCGGTCGCGCGCTGGGCATCCAGTCCGACGCACGTTATCGCTTCGAGCGCACCTGCGATCCGGCCTTCGTCATTCCCGGTGGCCATCTGGCTGCCCAGATGGTGATGGACCTGTGTGGCGGTGAGCCTTCGAAAATGGTTGTTGCCGGTGAAGCGCCTGTCGAAGACATGATCATCGACTTCCCGCTTTCCGAGGTGAAGCGTCTGGCTGGTCTTGACGTGCCCGAGCTGGAAATCAAGACCGTGCTCAAGCGTCTTGGCTTCTGGGTATCGGGTGCCAGCGATCATGTGAAAGTTGCTGTGCCAACCTTCCGCCCTGACGTGCATGGCAAGGCGGACATCGTGGAAGAAGTGGCCCGCATCGTTGGCGTGGACCGTGTACCGAACGCTGCGCTGCCGCGCCTTAACGCAGTCACCCAGCCACCTTTGACTGAACGCCAGAAACGCATTCGCAATGCCCGCCGCCAGCTTGCCGCCCGCGGTATGGTAGAAGCGGTCACCTGGTCTTTCGTGGACAAGAAACTGGCTGAAATGTTCGGTGGTGGCAAACCGGAATTGGCGCTGACCAATCCGATTTCTGCCGATCTGTCCGATATGCGTCCAAGTCTGCTGCCCGGCCTGTTGCTGGCTGCTCAGCGCAACGTTGACCGTGGCTTTGATGATTTGGCCATGTTCGAGGTTGGCCAGATCTTCCTTGGCGACAAGCCTGATGAACAATTCACCCATGCCACCGGCATTCGCCGTGGTGCGGTCCAGATTGTCGGCAATGGCCGCCATTGGCGCGATCCGGCCAAGGCTGCTGACGTCTTTGACGTGCGGGCAGACGCTCTGGCCGTTCTGGAAGCCATGGGTATGGACAGCTCCAAGCTGCAGATCGTGGCAGGTGGTCCGGACTGGTACCATCCGGGACGCTCCGGCAAGATCCAGCTCGGCCCGAAAGTGGTTCTCGGCACCTTTGGTGAATTGCATCCGAAGGTTCTCGATGAATTGAAGGTGGACGGTCCTGTCTGCGCCTTCGAAATCACCATCGAAGCGGCTCCGGAACCAAAAAAGAAGGCAGTCAAGTCCCGTGCGGCTCTACAGCTTTCTGATCTGCAGCCACTCAGCCGCGACTTTGCCTTTGTCGTGGCTCATGAAGTGACCGCAGCAACGGTTCTCAAGGCCGCCGCCAGCGCCGACAAGAAGCTGATCACCGACGTCAACCTGTTCGACGTTTATGAAGGGGAACATATGGAGCCGGGCAAGAAGTCCGTTGCCTTCGAAGTGACCCTGCAGCCGAAAGACAAGACGCTGACAGATGAAGATCTCGAAGCGATCTCCAAGAAGATCGTCGCAGCTGTTGCCAAGGCAACCGGCGGCGAACTGCGCGGCTGA
- the feoB gene encoding Fe(2+) transporter permease subunit FeoB, with the protein MTDIRIAFAGNPNCGKTTLFNALTGARQRVGNWPGVTIDRKEGHYTHNGKEVVIVDLPGTYSLDTTYSSGLDEAIARDYILDGEADLVVNIVDAANLERNLFLTSQLLDMRVPMIVALTKTGLARKEGIEIDADTLSKQLKVPVIAVDRKDRVNQGRLKDLIEQAAKAKTISDVAIDYSPDLEVVLERLERKFSDLAKANGVHARWLAIKSLGGDGKALSFLDPGARALLDQALHEIQEQDDEDADLLIADGRYGFANMLAHSAIRHIRQVPRTWTERIDSIALSRILGIPIFLLIMYVMFLLTINLASAFIDFFDILAGTVIVDGPAHWMASMGMPEWLIALLPNGIGVGIQTVATFVPVVAFLFLFLTFLEESGYMARAAFVVDRAMISVGLPGKSFVPMLLGFGCNVPAIMASRTLDNPRDRIVTALMAPFMSCGARLPVYALFAAAFFPTGGQNLVFLLYIIGILFAVFTGLVLKKAVFGGKALPFLMELPPYQLPSLSSALIRTWDRVKQFILGAGKVIVAVVFVLSILNSMGTDGSFGHDDSEHSVLANIGKSLTPVVEPLGITEANWPATVGLFTGVFAKEAVVGTLNSLYSQIDATNAELAAAEEEEFDFFGGIAEAFATIPANLIDMTNAFEDPLGMSVGDVSTLDSAAAELDVDNSTFAAMITRFDGKVGAFAYLLLILLYVPCVAAVGALFREVGRTWTLFGIGWTTMLGYCTSVFAYQAGTIARHPQSSVIWMISMVAVIAVVVALLHIISRNTPQGPGKLARSSL; encoded by the coding sequence ATGACAGATATCCGGATCGCTTTTGCAGGGAATCCTAACTGCGGCAAGACCACTCTCTTCAACGCCCTGACGGGCGCACGCCAACGCGTGGGCAACTGGCCCGGCGTTACGATTGACCGGAAAGAAGGGCATTATACCCACAATGGGAAGGAAGTCGTCATCGTCGACCTGCCCGGCACCTACTCACTCGACACCACCTATTCAAGCGGTCTGGATGAGGCCATCGCCCGGGACTATATTCTAGATGGCGAAGCCGATCTTGTCGTCAATATCGTTGATGCTGCCAATCTGGAACGCAATCTCTTCCTGACCTCCCAATTGCTCGACATGCGCGTGCCGATGATCGTCGCCTTGACGAAAACAGGCCTCGCACGCAAGGAAGGCATCGAGATTGATGCGGACACTCTCTCCAAGCAGCTCAAGGTTCCGGTGATTGCGGTGGATCGCAAGGATCGTGTCAATCAGGGGCGCCTCAAGGATCTGATCGAACAAGCTGCAAAAGCAAAAACCATCAGCGATGTCGCCATCGATTATAGTCCGGACCTTGAAGTGGTTCTGGAACGTCTTGAAAGAAAATTCTCTGATCTGGCCAAGGCCAATGGCGTGCATGCCCGCTGGTTAGCTATCAAGTCGCTTGGTGGGGATGGCAAGGCCTTGTCCTTTCTTGATCCGGGAGCCAGAGCCCTGCTGGATCAAGCGTTGCACGAAATTCAAGAGCAGGATGACGAAGACGCCGATCTTCTGATCGCTGATGGTCGTTATGGCTTTGCCAATATGCTGGCCCATAGCGCCATTCGCCATATTCGTCAGGTACCACGCACCTGGACCGAGCGCATCGACAGCATTGCCCTGAGCCGTATTCTGGGCATTCCTATCTTCCTGCTGATCATGTATGTCATGTTCCTGTTGACCATCAATCTGGCAAGCGCCTTCATCGACTTTTTCGATATTCTGGCGGGCACCGTGATTGTTGACGGTCCGGCGCACTGGATGGCCAGCATGGGAATGCCGGAATGGCTCATTGCCCTGCTGCCAAACGGGATCGGCGTGGGTATCCAGACAGTTGCCACCTTTGTGCCCGTCGTGGCCTTCCTGTTTCTGTTCCTCACCTTTCTTGAAGAAAGCGGCTATATGGCGCGCGCGGCCTTTGTGGTTGACCGCGCAATGATTTCTGTAGGTCTACCGGGAAAAAGCTTCGTGCCGATGCTTCTCGGTTTCGGCTGCAACGTGCCGGCCATCATGGCTTCGCGCACGCTCGATAATCCGCGCGACCGTATCGTCACGGCGCTGATGGCTCCCTTCATGTCCTGCGGTGCACGTCTGCCGGTCTATGCCCTGTTCGCTGCGGCCTTTTTCCCGACAGGTGGACAGAATCTTGTCTTCCTGCTTTACATCATCGGGATTCTCTTTGCCGTCTTCACCGGGCTTGTGCTCAAGAAGGCTGTGTTTGGCGGCAAGGCACTGCCATTCCTGATGGAGCTGCCCCCTTATCAGCTGCCGAGCCTGTCTTCAGCGCTGATCCGCACATGGGACAGGGTGAAACAATTCATCCTTGGTGCTGGCAAGGTCATCGTCGCCGTGGTCTTCGTGCTCAGCATTCTCAATTCCATGGGCACGGACGGCAGCTTTGGTCATGATGACAGCGAGCATTCCGTGTTGGCCAATATCGGCAAGTCGCTAACCCCTGTGGTTGAGCCTCTGGGGATTACCGAAGCCAACTGGCCCGCCACCGTCGGCCTCTTTACTGGTGTGTTTGCCAAGGAAGCCGTTGTGGGCACGCTCAACTCGCTGTACAGCCAGATTGACGCCACCAACGCAGAGCTCGCAGCAGCGGAAGAGGAAGAGTTCGATTTCTTTGGCGGCATTGCAGAAGCTTTCGCAACCATTCCAGCCAATCTTATCGATATGACGAATGCCTTTGAGGATCCGCTAGGCATGAGCGTTGGCGATGTTTCCACGCTGGACAGCGCTGCGGCCGAGCTGGACGTTGACAATAGCACCTTCGCAGCAATGATCACACGCTTTGACGGCAAGGTAGGAGCCTTTGCCTATCTGCTCCTGATCCTGCTCTATGTTCCATGCGTGGCAGCCGTTGGTGCCCTGTTCCGTGAAGTCGGACGCACATGGACCCTGTTCGGCATCGGCTGGACGACCATGCTGGGCTATTGCACCAGCGTCTTCGCCTATCAGGCGGGCACCATCGCGCGCCACCCGCAAAGTTCCGTCATCTGGATGATTTCAATGGTCGCAGTCATCGCGGTCGTCGTCGCCCTGTTGCATATTATCAGCCGCAACACCCCGCAAGGCCCCGGCAAACTGGCAAGGAGTTCGCTATGA
- a CDS encoding ASCH domain-containing protein translates to MHDIVDSYAMGDSPELADELLALVLEGKKTASCDSLQLMQKDNISMPKVGDKYLLLDGRQKPAAVIETVDVTIRRFDEVDEAFARAEGEGDLSYDYWRQGHKEYFTRNGGFSEDMKLVCERFRLCEVLDR, encoded by the coding sequence ATGCATGACATTGTTGATTCCTATGCCATGGGTGATTCGCCCGAACTGGCCGATGAGTTGTTGGCTCTGGTTCTTGAGGGCAAGAAAACCGCGTCTTGCGATTCACTGCAATTGATGCAGAAGGACAATATTTCCATGCCCAAGGTGGGAGATAAATATCTCCTGCTTGATGGACGCCAGAAGCCCGCTGCCGTGATTGAAACCGTTGATGTTACGATCCGCCGCTTTGATGAGGTCGATGAGGCCTTTGCGCGCGCAGAAGGAGAGGGCGATCTCTCCTACGATTATTGGCGCCAGGGCCATAAGGAATATTTCACCCGCAATGGCGGCTTTTCCGAAGACATGAAGCTGGTGTGCGAACGCTTCCGCCTGTGTGAAGTACTGGATCGCTAG
- the lepA gene encoding translation elongation factor 4 → MTKQSFDKIRNFSIIAHIDHGKSTLADRLIQYTGGLTEREMREQVLDSMEIEQERGITIKAQTVSLKYEADDGETYTLNLMDTPGHVDFAYEVSRSLAACEGSLLVVDASQGVEAQTLANVYQAIDNDHEIVPVLNKIDLPAAEPERVRAQIEDVIGIDASEAIEASAKSGIGIKETLEAIVKRLPAPEGDKEAPLKALLVDSYYDVYLGVVVIVRIIDGELKKGDKIRMMGTGASYDIDRIGIFRPKMTDVAVLAPGEVGFLIASIKEVADTRVGDTITNVKRPCETMLPGFRPAQPVVFCGLFPVDANDFEDLRGAMGKLRLNDASFSFEMETSAALGFGFRCGFLGLLHLEIIQERLSREFDLDLIATAPSVVYEMEMTNDEMITLHNPADMPDVVRIREIREPWIKANIMTPDEYLGAILKLCQERRGVQTDLSYVGSRAMVQYDLPLNEVVFDFYDRLKSISKGYASFDYQLADYRAGDLVKMSILVNDEPVDALSVLVHRSQAEIRGRSMCEKLKDLIPRHMFKIPIQAAIGGRVIARETISAMRKDVTAKCYGGDATRKRKLLEKQKAGKKKMRQFGKVEIPQEAFIAALKMDS, encoded by the coding sequence ATGACCAAACAAAGCTTCGACAAAATCCGCAACTTTTCCATTATCGCGCATATCGATCATGGAAAGTCCACGCTTGCCGACCGCCTGATCCAGTATACTGGAGGGCTCACAGAGCGCGAGATGCGCGAACAGGTGCTTGATAGCATGGAGATCGAGCAGGAACGCGGCATCACGATCAAGGCGCAGACCGTTTCTCTGAAATATGAGGCGGACGATGGGGAGACCTATACGCTCAACCTGATGGATACGCCGGGCCATGTGGACTTTGCCTATGAAGTCAGCCGGTCTCTGGCTGCCTGTGAGGGCTCGCTGCTGGTTGTTGACGCCTCTCAGGGGGTCGAAGCGCAGACGCTGGCCAACGTCTATCAGGCCATCGACAATGATCACGAGATCGTGCCGGTTCTCAACAAGATCGACCTGCCTGCCGCTGAGCCGGAGCGGGTGCGCGCCCAGATCGAGGACGTGATCGGTATTGATGCTTCGGAAGCCATTGAAGCCAGTGCCAAATCCGGCATCGGCATCAAGGAGACGCTGGAAGCCATCGTGAAGCGTCTTCCCGCGCCTGAAGGCGACAAGGAAGCACCGCTGAAGGCTTTGCTGGTTGATAGTTATTATGACGTCTATCTGGGCGTCGTGGTTATCGTGCGTATCATCGACGGGGAGCTCAAGAAGGGCGACAAGATCCGGATGATGGGCACCGGAGCATCTTATGATATCGACCGCATCGGTATCTTCCGGCCCAAGATGACGGACGTGGCTGTTCTTGCGCCCGGCGAAGTCGGGTTCCTGATCGCGTCGATCAAGGAAGTGGCCGATACGCGCGTTGGTGATACCATAACCAATGTCAAACGCCCATGCGAGACGATGCTGCCTGGTTTCCGCCCTGCGCAGCCAGTGGTCTTCTGTGGCCTGTTCCCGGTTGATGCCAATGATTTTGAAGATCTGCGCGGCGCCATGGGCAAGCTACGGCTCAATGATGCAAGCTTCTCCTTCGAGATGGAAACATCCGCAGCACTCGGCTTCGGTTTCCGCTGTGGCTTCCTTGGCCTCTTGCATCTGGAAATCATTCAGGAGCGTCTTTCCCGCGAGTTCGATCTCGATCTTATCGCCACCGCCCCGAGCGTGGTCTATGAGATGGAGATGACCAATGATGAAATGATCACCCTGCACAATCCGGCAGACATGCCTGATGTTGTCCGCATCAGGGAAATCCGTGAGCCATGGATCAAGGCCAATATCATGACGCCGGATGAATATCTGGGCGCCATTCTGAAGCTGTGTCAGGAACGGCGAGGCGTGCAGACCGACCTAAGCTATGTCGGCTCCCGTGCCATGGTGCAATATGATCTGCCGCTTAACGAAGTGGTGTTCGACTTCTATGATCGCCTCAAATCCATCTCCAAGGGTTACGCCAGCTTTGACTATCAGCTTGCTGATTACCGCGCGGGTGATCTGGTGAAGATGTCGATTCTGGTCAATGACGAACCGGTGGATGCGCTTTCGGTGTTGGTGCACCGTTCACAAGCTGAGATCCGTGGCCGCTCCATGTGCGAGAAGCTCAAGGATCTTATCCCGCGCCACATGTTCAAGATCCCCATTCAGGCCGCCATCGGTGGCCGCGTCATTGCCCGTGAGACGATTTCCGCCATGCGCAAGGATGTGACGGCCAAATGCTATGGGGGTGACGCCACCCGTAAGCGCAAGCTGTTGGAAAAGCAGAAAGCCGGTAAGAAGAAGATGCGCCAGTTCGGCAAGGTGGAGATTCCTCAGGAAGCCTTCATCGCTGCGCTCAAGATGGACAGCTGA
- the pheS gene encoding phenylalanine--tRNA ligase subunit alpha codes for MSELKSLEQEITAAIEAATDEPALEEVRVSALGKKGKISELMKTLGKMSPEERKEMGPALNGLKGRVGDAIAARKEILKDQALNERLKSETVDVTLPTRMGSPFEGRVHPIAQVTDELTAIFADMGFAVAEGPDIEEDFYNFTALNFPPDHPARLEHDTFFLPVDAEGNQKVLRTHTSPVQIRTMTSQEPPIRVICPGRTYRCDSDQTHTPMFHQVEGLVIEEGIHMGHLKWTLEEFCKAFFEVDSVKMRFRASHFPFTEPSMEVDIGCQRVGNELRIGEGDDWLEILGCGMVHPNVLRNCDLDPDRYTGFAFGMGIDRIAMLKYGMPDLRAFFNGDKRWLDHYGFRPLDIPSLVGGLSS; via the coding sequence ATGTCGGAACTCAAATCACTCGAGCAGGAGATCACCGCCGCTATTGAAGCGGCAACTGATGAGCCTGCACTGGAAGAAGTCCGCGTCTCGGCTCTTGGCAAAAAGGGCAAGATCTCGGAGCTGATGAAAACACTGGGCAAGATGAGCCCGGAAGAACGCAAGGAAATGGGCCCGGCGCTGAACGGCCTCAAGGGGCGCGTTGGTGACGCGATTGCAGCGCGCAAGGAGATCCTCAAGGATCAGGCGCTCAACGAACGCCTCAAGAGCGAAACCGTTGATGTGACTCTGCCCACCCGCATGGGATCGCCATTCGAAGGCCGCGTTCATCCGATTGCGCAGGTAACCGACGAACTGACTGCAATCTTTGCCGATATGGGCTTTGCTGTCGCGGAAGGGCCGGACATCGAAGAAGATTTCTACAACTTCACCGCGCTCAACTTCCCGCCCGATCATCCGGCCCGTCTGGAGCATGACACCTTCTTCCTGCCTGTCGACGCCGAAGGCAACCAGAAGGTTCTGCGCACCCACACCTCTCCGGTTCAGATCCGCACGATGACCAGCCAGGAACCGCCGATCCGCGTGATCTGCCCGGGCCGCACCTATCGTTGCGACAGTGACCAGACCCACACCCCGATGTTCCATCAGGTGGAAGGCCTCGTCATTGAAGAGGGCATCCATATGGGGCACCTCAAATGGACTCTGGAAGAATTCTGCAAGGCCTTCTTTGAGGTGGACAGCGTCAAGATGCGCTTCCGTGCTTCGCACTTCCCCTTCACCGAGCCATCCATGGAAGTGGATATCGGCTGTCAGCGTGTGGGCAACGAACTGCGCATCGGCGAGGGCGACGACTGGCTCGAAATTCTCGGCTGCGGCATGGTGCATCCGAATGTGCTACGCAACTGTGATCTTGATCCGGACCGCTACACCGGCTTCGCCTTCGGTATGGGCATCGACCGCATCGCCATGCTGAAATATGGTATGCCTGATCTGCGGGCCTTCTTCAATGGCGACAAACGCTGGCTCGATCATTACGGTTTCCGTCCCCTTGACATTCCTTCTCTGGTAGGAGGGCTCTCCTCATGA
- a CDS encoding TRAP transporter substrate-binding protein, with product MRKGGSLDRRSVLTGLAVGGAATLASPAVVKASGSIVWKMPMSWPKQLPGVGINGVRFAERVGKMSGGRLKIKVFGAGELVPPLEVFDAVSSGAAEIGHATSYYWQGKDPSFHFYTGVPFGLTQIEHAAWLRFGGGQELWERAYDPFNVIPFYAGASGTQAGGWFAKELKSLDDLKGLKMRIAGLGGEVMRRLGVSVIMLPATDIFTSLQNGTIDAAEWVGPWNDLAFGLYKVAPHYYMPAFHEPGAGLEIIVNKDKFMELPEDLKAIVKEAAQSTALETMADYQYHNAMSLRPLLAKEGVQMHKVPEDLMMAMAKETKGVLEEVADSSPLAGEIYDSFLKYRDIASEYIMNAEWEIVRMRAMAIEKGLI from the coding sequence ATGAGAAAAGGTGGATCACTGGATCGCCGTTCGGTTCTGACCGGGCTTGCGGTCGGTGGCGCAGCAACGTTGGCCAGCCCGGCCGTCGTCAAGGCCAGCGGGTCGATCGTCTGGAAAATGCCCATGTCCTGGCCCAAACAGTTGCCTGGGGTCGGCATCAATGGTGTGCGCTTTGCCGAGCGTGTTGGCAAGATGTCTGGCGGCCGCCTGAAGATCAAGGTGTTTGGCGCTGGCGAACTTGTGCCCCCCCTTGAGGTGTTCGATGCTGTTTCCAGTGGAGCCGCAGAGATCGGCCACGCCACCTCCTATTATTGGCAGGGCAAGGATCCGTCTTTCCATTTCTATACCGGCGTTCCTTTCGGTCTCACTCAGATCGAGCATGCAGCATGGCTGCGCTTCGGTGGTGGTCAGGAGCTGTGGGAACGGGCCTACGATCCCTTCAACGTGATTCCCTTCTATGCCGGTGCGTCGGGCACGCAGGCTGGTGGCTGGTTCGCCAAGGAGCTCAAAAGCCTTGATGATCTGAAGGGTCTCAAGATGCGCATCGCCGGTCTTGGTGGCGAAGTCATGCGTCGTCTGGGCGTTTCAGTGATCATGCTGCCGGCAACGGATATTTTCACCTCTTTGCAAAACGGTACCATTGATGCGGCTGAATGGGTCGGTCCCTGGAACGATCTGGCCTTCGGTCTCTATAAGGTGGCTCCGCACTATTATATGCCGGCCTTCCATGAGCCCGGTGCTGGTCTCGAGATCATCGTCAACAAAGACAAGTTCATGGAACTGCCTGAGGATCTGAAGGCGATCGTCAAGGAGGCTGCTCAGTCTACAGCGCTCGAAACCATGGCAGATTACCAGTATCACAATGCGATGTCCTTGCGCCCGCTGCTGGCCAAGGAAGGCGTCCAGATGCACAAGGTTCCCGAGGACCTGATGATGGCCATGGCCAAGGAAACAAAGGGCGTGCTTGAAGAGGTTGCAGATAGCTCCCCGTTGGCCGGTGAGATTTATGACAGCTTCCTGAAATATCGCGATATCGCCAGCGAATATATCATGAATGCCGAATGGGAAATCGTGCGCATGCGGGCGATGGCGATTGAAAAAGGCCTGATCTAG
- a CDS encoding FeoA family protein codes for MIATLNDLTTGDHGRIAKLDVANRAYKQQLMAMGLTRGAEFTVMRIAPLGDPIEIKVRGSALSLRKSDTIGVQIETDDR; via the coding sequence ATGATTGCTACTCTTAATGATCTCACGACCGGGGATCATGGTCGTATCGCCAAACTGGATGTAGCCAACCGGGCGTATAAACAGCAATTGATGGCCATGGGCCTGACCCGCGGAGCCGAATTCACGGTTATGCGCATTGCACCTCTTGGTGATCCAATCGAAATCAAAGTGCGCGGCAGTGCTCTGTCCTTGCGCAAATCCGACACCATCGGTGTCCAGATCGAGACCGACGACCGCTAA
- a CDS encoding nucleotidyltransferase family protein codes for MDSPFVVRKGNESEALNEEQRQALLVRFIREDSQLMDILEGLRALDLPDWRLVSGALYQTVWNRLTGRPQGHGIKDYDVAYFDPSDRSWDAEDAVIKRVDEALPAWKGRIEVRNQARVHLWYREKFGGAYPELTGTDESLENYMCTTHAVAVRLEADDTLSVAAPFGLADIFALTIRPCHKLESNRKHYAQKAKRMSRLWPELKILHWETGEPVRPELLD; via the coding sequence ATGGATAGCCCGTTTGTGGTGCGCAAAGGCAATGAGTCCGAAGCGTTGAATGAAGAGCAGAGACAGGCTCTGCTTGTGCGCTTCATCCGCGAAGACAGCCAACTGATGGACATCCTTGAGGGGCTCCGCGCGCTGGATCTGCCCGATTGGCGGTTGGTCTCGGGGGCTCTCTATCAAACAGTGTGGAATCGCCTCACAGGCCGACCACAGGGCCATGGTATCAAGGACTATGACGTTGCCTATTTTGATCCCTCGGACCGCTCCTGGGACGCCGAGGACGCTGTTATCAAACGGGTGGACGAGGCCTTGCCCGCGTGGAAAGGGCGCATTGAGGTGCGCAATCAGGCGCGGGTGCATTTGTGGTATCGCGAAAAATTCGGCGGGGCCTATCCCGAGCTGACGGGCACGGATGAAAGTCTTGAGAATTACATGTGCACCACCCATGCCGTCGCCGTACGGCTCGAGGCGGATGACACCCTCTCCGTGGCCGCTCCCTTTGGGCTTGCGGATATCTTCGCGCTGACAATCCGTCCTTGCCACAAGCTTGAAAGCAACAGAAAGCACTATGCTCAGAAGGCGAAACGCATGTCCCGCCTTTGGCCTGAACTGAAAATCCTGCATTGGGAAACTGGCGAACCGGTGCGCCCGGAACTGCTTGATTGA